In a genomic window of Canis lupus dingo isolate Sandy chromosome 35, ASM325472v2, whole genome shotgun sequence:
- the EEF1E1 gene encoding eukaryotic translation elongation factor 1 epsilon-1 isoform X3 yields the protein MGGEPCCPGPAPASSSCRKMAAAAELTLLEKSLGLSKGNKYSAQGERQIPVLQTNNGPSLTGLTTIAAHLVKQANKEYLLGSTAEEKAIVQQWLEYRVTRVDGHSNKDDIRTLLKDLNSYLEDKVYLTGYNFTLADILLYYGLHRFILSSS from the exons ATGGGGGGAGAGCCTTGCTGTCCTGGTCCCGCCCCTGCCAGCAGCTCCTGCCGGAAGATGGCGGCGGCCGCGGAGTTGACGCTGTTGGAGAAGTCCCTGGGGCTGAGTAAGGGGAACAAATACAGCGCTCAGGGCGAGCGCCAG attccaGTTCTTCAGACAAACAATGGTCCGAGTCTAACAGGACTGACAACTATAGCAGCTCATCTTGTCAAGCAGGCCAACAAAGAATATTTGCTTGGGAGCACTGCAGAAGAAAAAGCGATCGTTCAGCAGTGGTTGGAATACAGGGTAACTCGAGTAGATGGACACTCCAATAAAGATGATATCCGCACTCTGTTGAAG gatcTTAATTCGTATCTTGAAGATAAAGTGTACCTTACAGGATATAACTTTACCTTAGCAGATATCCTATTGTACTACGGACTTCATCGCTTTATA
- the LOC118353352 gene encoding rRNA-processing protein FCF1 homolog, with the protein MKRMLSLRDQRLKEKDRLKPKKKEKKDLSALKEREVPQHPSCLFSQYNTQLGPPYHILVDTNFSIKAKLDLVQSMMDCLYAKCIPCITDCVMAETEKLGQKYQVALRIAKDPRFEQLPCTHKGTYADDCLVQRVTQHKCYIVATVDRDLRRIWKSPGVPIMYISNHRYNIERMPDDYGAPRF; encoded by the coding sequence ATGAAGCGAATGCTTAGTCTCCGAGATCAGAGGCTTAAAGAGAAGGATAGattaaaacctaaaaagaaagaaaagaaagatctcagTGCACTCAAGGAAAGAGAAGTCCCCCAACATCCTTCCTGCTTATTCTCCCAATATAACACACAGCTGGGCCCACCTTACCACATCCTGGTTGATACCAACTTTTCCATTAAAGCCAAACTTGACTTAGTACAGTCAATGATGGACTGTCTGTATGCCAAGTGTATCCCTTGTATAACTGACTGTGTAATGGCTGAAACTGAGAAACTGGGGCAAAAGTATCAAGTGGCTCTAAGGATTGCCAAGGATCCGAGATTTGAACAATTGCCATGCACACACAAAGGAACCTATGCAGATGACTGCTTAGTACAGAGAGTAACTCAGCACAAGTGTTACATTGTGGCCACAGTTGACCGGGACCTTAGAAGGATCTGGAAGAGCCCTGGAGTTCCCATCATGTACATTTCTAACCATAGGTACAACATTGAGCGGATGCCAGATGATTATGGAGCCCCTAGGTTCTAA